The Salinispora tropica CNB-440 genome has a window encoding:
- a CDS encoding histidine phosphatase family protein: MGELLLIRHGETTWSARRRHTSYTDLALTPDGERQARALGPMLTGRRFAAVLTSPCARAVRTAQLAGLTPTGTDNDLAEWNYGEVEGRTTAEVRAEQPGWNLWTDGCPGGESPSQVGERLDRLLARLGPVLDHGTVALVGHAHSLRVLTARWLGLPPSAGALFRLETATVSLLGHEHGRQVILRWNQPVPSAATAQTPRH; the protein is encoded by the coding sequence ATGGGCGAGCTTCTCCTCATCCGACACGGCGAAACCACCTGGAGCGCCCGCCGACGGCACACCTCGTACACCGACCTCGCGCTGACTCCCGACGGCGAACGGCAGGCTCGCGCGCTCGGCCCGATGCTCACCGGCCGGCGCTTCGCCGCCGTCCTGACCAGCCCCTGCGCCCGCGCGGTGCGGACCGCGCAGCTCGCCGGCCTCACCCCAACCGGGACGGACAACGATCTCGCTGAGTGGAACTACGGCGAAGTCGAGGGCCGCACCACCGCCGAGGTCCGCGCAGAGCAGCCCGGCTGGAACCTCTGGACCGACGGCTGCCCTGGTGGCGAGTCTCCCAGCCAGGTCGGCGAGCGGCTCGACCGACTCCTCGCCCGGCTGGGTCCCGTCCTCGACCACGGCACCGTCGCCCTGGTTGGACACGCACACAGCCTCCGGGTACTCACCGCCCGGTGGCTCGGCCTACCGCCCTCCGCCGGGGCGCTGTTCCGGCTGGAAACCGCGACCGTCAGCCTGCTCGGCCACGAACACGGTCGGCAGGTCATCCTTCGGTGGAACCAGCCGGTCCCCTCGGCCGCAACCGCCCAGACACCTCGGCACTGA
- a CDS encoding KamA family radical SAM protein, producing the protein MTQTHPAETISAAQPAPAAPTTGQPYEYRRTPLVEPDWTRFPGWRHISRDQWESAQWQRTNCVKNIKQLRTVLGDLVSETFYADLEADQKALATMSMLVTPQMLNTMVPFESMSTDALYADPIRRYMIPVASDRRTDWPSHPYASRDSLHEHDMWVAEGLTHRYPTKVLAELLSTCPQYCGHCTRMDLVGNSTPAIDKLKLTLKPVDRYDAHISYLKAHPGVRDVVVSGGDVANVPWKNLETYLMRLLDIDTVRDIRLATKALMGLPQHWLRADVVEGLERVARTAARRGVNLAIHTHVNHAQSLTPLVAKAAQTALDIGVRDVRNQGVLMRGVNATTPDLLDLCFALQGEAGILPYYFYMCDMIPNAEHWRVPVGHAQQLQHDIMGYLPGYATPRIVCDVPFVGKRWVHMLTEYDQERGISYWTKNYRTSIESADLAALNKRYAYYDPIDTLPESGQTWWAEHRDD; encoded by the coding sequence GTGACCCAGACCCACCCCGCGGAAACCATCTCCGCAGCCCAGCCCGCACCCGCCGCCCCCACCACGGGCCAGCCCTACGAATACCGACGGACCCCCCTCGTCGAACCCGACTGGACCCGCTTCCCCGGCTGGCGCCACATCAGCCGCGACCAGTGGGAATCCGCCCAGTGGCAACGCACCAACTGCGTCAAGAACATCAAGCAACTCCGCACCGTCCTCGGCGACCTCGTCAGCGAGACCTTCTACGCCGACCTGGAAGCCGACCAAAAGGCCCTCGCCACCATGTCCATGCTGGTGACGCCTCAGATGCTCAACACCATGGTGCCGTTCGAGTCGATGAGCACCGACGCCCTCTACGCCGACCCGATCCGGCGCTACATGATCCCCGTCGCCTCCGACCGACGCACCGACTGGCCCTCACACCCGTACGCCAGCCGCGACTCCCTGCACGAACACGACATGTGGGTCGCCGAGGGTCTTACCCACCGTTACCCCACGAAGGTCCTCGCCGAGCTCCTCTCCACCTGCCCGCAGTACTGCGGGCACTGCACGCGAATGGATCTGGTTGGTAACTCCACCCCCGCCATCGACAAACTCAAACTCACCCTCAAACCCGTCGACCGCTACGACGCCCACATCAGCTACCTCAAGGCACACCCCGGCGTCCGCGACGTCGTCGTCTCCGGCGGTGACGTGGCCAACGTGCCGTGGAAGAACCTCGAGACGTACCTGATGCGCCTGCTCGACATCGACACCGTGCGCGACATCCGGCTCGCCACCAAGGCCCTGATGGGCCTGCCCCAGCACTGGCTCCGGGCCGATGTCGTCGAAGGCCTCGAGCGGGTCGCGCGCACCGCTGCCCGCCGGGGCGTCAACCTCGCGATCCACACCCACGTCAACCACGCCCAGTCCCTCACCCCGCTGGTCGCCAAAGCCGCCCAGACCGCCCTGGACATCGGGGTTCGAGACGTTCGCAACCAAGGCGTGCTCATGCGCGGCGTCAACGCCACCACGCCTGACCTACTTGATCTGTGCTTTGCCTTGCAGGGCGAAGCCGGCATTTTGCCGTACTACTTCTACATGTGCGACATGATCCCCAACGCCGAGCACTGGCGAGTGCCGGTCGGGCACGCCCAACAGCTCCAACACGACATCATGGGCTACCTGCCCGGCTATGCCACCCCGCGAATCGTGTGCGACGTTCCCTTCGTCGGCAAACGCTGGGTGCACATGCTCACCGAGTACGACCAGGAGCGGGGCATCTCGTACTGGACCAAGAACTACCGCACCTCCATCGAGTCCGCCGACCTGGCGGCGCTCAACAAGCGGTACGCGTACTACGACCCGATCGACACCCTGCCCGAGAGCGGTCAGACCTGGTGGGCGGAGCACCGCGACGACTGA
- a CDS encoding OAM dimerization domain-containing protein yields the protein MTVVPEKAVVPEKQVVRPYGDTTGDGMVQVSFTLPLPHDKRAEGAAIQLAGKMGIDPAMLVHARPMGDGFTFFVVYGRVNHLVDTAAVRVVERDFPLLLAKEVNAVVKRQLRRKLSVVGACIGTDAHTVGIDAILNVKGIAGEKGLEYYRELRVSNLGAQVSVPDLVAAARAERADAVLVSQVVTQRDAHLHNTREMSAAFREAWPAGKRPLLIVGGPRFDEAMTAELGVDRIFGRGTTPDEVASYLVHALITSRKATTV from the coding sequence GTGACGGTCGTGCCGGAGAAGGCGGTCGTGCCGGAGAAGCAGGTCGTGCGGCCGTATGGGGACACCACGGGTGACGGCATGGTGCAGGTGTCGTTCACGTTGCCGCTGCCGCACGACAAGCGGGCTGAGGGCGCGGCGATTCAGCTGGCGGGGAAGATGGGCATCGACCCGGCGATGCTGGTTCATGCCCGGCCGATGGGCGACGGGTTCACCTTCTTCGTGGTGTACGGGCGGGTGAACCACCTGGTGGACACCGCGGCGGTGCGGGTGGTGGAGCGGGACTTTCCGTTGCTGCTGGCGAAGGAGGTCAACGCGGTGGTCAAGCGGCAGCTGCGGCGGAAGCTGTCGGTGGTGGGGGCGTGTATCGGCACCGACGCGCACACGGTGGGGATCGACGCGATTCTCAACGTTAAGGGCATCGCCGGGGAGAAGGGGCTGGAGTACTACCGGGAGTTGCGGGTCAGCAATCTGGGCGCGCAGGTGAGTGTGCCGGATCTGGTGGCGGCGGCTCGGGCGGAGCGGGCGGATGCGGTGTTGGTGTCGCAGGTGGTCACGCAGCGGGATGCACATCTGCACAACACCCGGGAGATGTCCGCGGCTTTTCGGGAGGCGTGGCCCGCGGGGAAACGGCCGTTGTTGATTGTCGGCGGACCGCGTTTCGACGAGGCGATGACCGCCGAGTTGGGGGTGGACCGGATCTTCGGCCGTGGCACCACTCCGGATGAGGTGGCCTCCTACCTGGTCCATGCGTTGATCACGAGCCGGAAGGCGACGACGGTATGA
- a CDS encoding lysine 5,6-aminomutase subunit alpha TIM-barrel domain-containing protein — MTGKLDLDPVLVARARELAARAGAPVVELARSHTTVSVERAVLRLAGVQGADPDGIPWVNRLVDAVVADVGLGHGVAAPVFAALAREQLADVTLLAQKAAAGSVRFEVPAGRAATVARRAARRAVAAGVRRIDRRRAERERLVRRFGDPPQRPWIYLIVATGDIYEDIPQAQAAARAGADAIAVIRSTGQSLLDYVPEGATREGFAGTYATQENFRLMRAALDESSRELGRYVRLTNYASGLCMPEMAALAGLERLDMMLNDSMYGILFRDINPIRTFVDQRFSRQVHARAGIIINTGEDNYLTTADAVDEAHTVTVSQLLNEYFAHEAGLADWQLGLGHAFEINPDVPESLRLELAHALLARELFPDAPLKWMPPTKHMTGDVFRGNLLDGFFNLVGALTGQGILLVGMMTEAVVTPWLSDRDIALQNVRYVLGAAGGLHEDFVPASGGFIQQRAHQVLGSAVELLDRIGEQSLLTAIGEGTFGIMKRPADRGKGLDGVARHEGDYFNPAVEILEEAGS; from the coding sequence GTGACCGGGAAGCTTGATCTGGATCCGGTGTTGGTGGCGCGGGCGCGGGAGTTGGCTGCTCGGGCTGGGGCGCCGGTGGTGGAGTTGGCGCGTAGCCATACGACGGTGTCGGTGGAGCGGGCGGTGCTGCGGCTGGCCGGGGTGCAGGGGGCGGATCCGGATGGGATTCCGTGGGTGAACCGGTTGGTGGACGCGGTGGTCGCGGATGTGGGCTTGGGGCATGGGGTGGCTGCTCCGGTCTTTGCTGCCCTGGCGCGGGAGCAGTTGGCGGATGTGACGTTGTTGGCGCAGAAGGCGGCGGCCGGGTCGGTGCGGTTTGAGGTTCCGGCGGGGCGGGCGGCGACGGTGGCGCGGCGGGCGGCGCGGCGGGCGGTCGCGGCGGGGGTGCGGCGGATTGATCGGCGGCGGGCCGAGCGGGAGCGGTTGGTACGGCGGTTCGGGGATCCGCCGCAGCGGCCGTGGATCTATCTGATCGTGGCGACGGGGGATATTTACGAGGACATTCCGCAGGCGCAGGCGGCGGCCCGGGCGGGGGCGGATGCGATCGCGGTGATTCGGTCGACGGGGCAGTCGTTGTTGGACTATGTGCCGGAGGGGGCGACTCGGGAGGGCTTCGCCGGTACGTATGCGACGCAGGAGAATTTCCGGTTGATGCGGGCGGCGTTGGACGAGTCGTCGCGGGAGTTGGGCCGGTATGTGCGGTTGACGAATTACGCGTCGGGGCTGTGTATGCCGGAGATGGCGGCGTTGGCGGGTCTCGAGCGGCTGGACATGATGCTGAACGATTCGATGTACGGCATCTTGTTCCGGGATATCAATCCGATTCGTACCTTCGTCGATCAGCGGTTCTCCCGGCAGGTGCACGCGCGGGCGGGGATCATCATCAATACCGGTGAGGATAACTATCTGACGACCGCCGATGCGGTGGACGAGGCGCACACGGTGACGGTGTCGCAGTTGCTCAACGAGTACTTCGCGCACGAGGCGGGGTTGGCGGACTGGCAGCTGGGGTTGGGGCACGCGTTTGAGATCAACCCGGATGTGCCGGAGTCGTTGCGGTTGGAGCTGGCGCACGCGCTGTTGGCGCGGGAGTTGTTCCCGGACGCACCGTTGAAGTGGATGCCGCCGACGAAGCACATGACCGGGGATGTCTTTCGGGGCAATCTGCTTGATGGCTTCTTCAACCTGGTGGGGGCGCTGACCGGGCAGGGAATTCTGCTGGTGGGGATGATGACCGAGGCGGTGGTGACGCCGTGGCTGTCGGATCGGGATATCGCGCTGCAGAACGTCCGGTACGTGTTGGGTGCCGCCGGTGGGCTGCACGAGGATTTCGTGCCGGCGTCGGGCGGGTTCATTCAGCAGCGGGCCCACCAGGTGTTGGGTTCGGCGGTGGAGTTGTTGGATCGGATCGGGGAGCAGTCGTTGCTGACGGCGATCGGCGAGGGCACGTTCGGGATCATGAAACGGCCGGCGGACCGGGGTAAGGGGTTGGACGGGGTGGCGCGGCACGAGGGCGACTACTTCAACCCGGCGGTGGAGATCCTTGAGGAGGCGGGATCGTGA
- a CDS encoding CsbD family protein, with translation MGFATKTKNMVDELTGAAKERVGDVCGDERLRVEGVRQRGDARARQAREERAERSDRGLDRTGAR, from the coding sequence ATGGGCTTCGCCACCAAGACGAAGAACATGGTGGACGAGCTGACCGGCGCCGCCAAGGAGCGGGTGGGCGATGTCTGCGGTGACGAGCGACTGCGGGTCGAAGGGGTCCGGCAGCGGGGCGACGCCCGTGCTCGTCAGGCCCGGGAGGAGCGCGCTGAGCGGTCGGATCGTGGCTTGGATCGGACCGGGGCGCGGTGA
- a CDS encoding 5'-3' exonuclease codes for MPAPLMLVDAPSLYFRAYFGIPESAAVGPDGQPVNAVRGFLDMLASLIRTRRPDRMVCAMDHDWRPEWRVALLPSYKAHRVAPEGGEVVPDTLSPQVPLILDVLDALGITTVGATGYEADDVLGTLSVTQPGPVEVVSGDRDLFQLVDDARGVRLLYVGRGVAKLADCDDAAVQARYGVPAARYADFAALRGDPSDGLPGVPGVGEKTAARLVDRHGDIAGVLAALDDPDAGFAPGLRTKLTAARDYLAVAPTVVRVALDVPLPALPTDLPATPADPDRLLELAERWNLAGAVRRLVDALAARTD; via the coding sequence ATGCCAGCCCCGCTCATGCTCGTGGACGCGCCCAGCCTCTACTTCCGGGCATACTTCGGCATCCCCGAGTCCGCCGCCGTCGGGCCCGACGGTCAACCGGTCAACGCCGTCCGCGGCTTCCTCGACATGTTGGCGAGCCTGATCCGCACCCGCCGGCCGGACCGGATGGTGTGCGCGATGGACCACGACTGGCGACCCGAGTGGCGGGTGGCCCTACTGCCCTCGTACAAGGCGCACCGGGTGGCGCCGGAGGGGGGTGAGGTGGTCCCCGACACACTGAGCCCGCAGGTCCCGCTGATCCTCGACGTGCTCGACGCGCTCGGCATCACCACCGTCGGCGCCACCGGCTACGAGGCCGACGACGTGCTCGGCACCCTCTCGGTCACCCAGCCGGGCCCCGTCGAGGTGGTCTCCGGTGACCGCGACCTGTTCCAGTTGGTCGATGACGCCCGCGGGGTGCGGCTGCTCTACGTCGGGCGGGGGGTGGCCAAGCTGGCAGACTGCGACGACGCCGCGGTCCAGGCCCGATACGGGGTGCCCGCCGCCCGCTACGCCGACTTCGCCGCGCTGCGCGGTGACCCCAGCGACGGGCTGCCGGGCGTGCCCGGCGTCGGCGAGAAGACCGCGGCCCGGCTCGTTGACCGACACGGCGACATCGCTGGCGTGCTCGCCGCCCTGGACGACCCGGACGCTGGCTTCGCGCCGGGGCTTCGGACGAAACTCACCGCCGCGCGGGACTACCTGGCCGTCGCCCCGACGGTGGTCCGGGTCGCCCTCGATGTGCCACTGCCCGCCCTGCCCACCGACCTGCCGGCCACACCGGCCGACCCCGATCGGCTGCTCGAGCTCGCCGAGCGGTGGAACCTCGCTGGCGCCGTCCGGCGCCTGGTCGACGCCCTGGCCGCCCGCACCGACTGA
- a CDS encoding hotdog domain-containing protein: MSDPRVGVTVTHRRYVPYSHAHYAGSLVDGAYALGLFGDVATEVCIRTDGDEGLFAGYSDVRFVAPVRAGDVVEVTARVTRVGTRSRTLELGCVVVCRSRPDRGESAAQVCDPPIVAVTATGTVVVPPVP, from the coding sequence ATGAGTGACCCGAGGGTCGGGGTGACGGTGACGCACCGGCGGTATGTGCCGTACTCGCATGCGCACTACGCGGGAAGTCTCGTCGATGGGGCGTACGCGTTGGGGTTGTTCGGGGATGTGGCCACCGAGGTCTGTATCCGTACCGACGGGGACGAGGGGTTGTTCGCCGGCTACTCGGATGTGCGGTTCGTCGCTCCGGTACGCGCCGGCGACGTGGTGGAGGTGACCGCTCGGGTCACCAGGGTGGGTACGCGCAGCCGCACCCTGGAGTTGGGCTGCGTGGTGGTGTGTCGGAGTCGCCCGGATCGGGGGGAGTCCGCGGCGCAGGTGTGTGATCCGCCGATCGTGGCGGTCACCGCGACGGGCACGGTGGTCGTGCCGCCGGTGCCGTGA
- a CDS encoding zinc-binding alcohol dehydrogenase encodes MSPVGLHRVLEPAGVLPQAAWRLDASPAIAPNEVRIRVERLNLDAASFRQLREKHGGDGARMRAEVLEIIGARGKMQNPVTGSGGMLIGTVEETGRRSPLGLRVGDRVATLVSLTLTPLAVADGLARWDGHSEQIPCDGHAILFARSIAAVLPADLHPELSLAALDVCGAPALTARVVERYVADRAREGDARPISVAVIGGAGKSGSLSLVAARRAGAARTVGVVPVAGERDALEAAGVADAVVVADARDPVALSTAVTTALRVPADVTVVCVDVPGCEHGAVLATADGGTVVFFSMATSFAAAALGAEGLAADVTMLVGNGYAPGHAEFALKLLRAEPGVRGLFEARLAAD; translated from the coding sequence ATATCACCGGTGGGTTTGCACCGCGTCCTGGAGCCCGCGGGGGTTCTGCCGCAGGCGGCTTGGCGACTGGATGCGAGCCCGGCGATCGCACCGAACGAGGTGCGGATCCGGGTGGAGCGGTTGAACCTGGACGCGGCGAGCTTCCGACAGCTGCGGGAGAAGCACGGCGGGGACGGCGCGCGAATGCGCGCCGAGGTCCTGGAGATCATCGGCGCGCGGGGGAAGATGCAGAACCCGGTGACCGGCTCGGGTGGCATGTTGATCGGCACGGTCGAGGAGACCGGCCGGCGGTCACCGCTGGGGCTGCGGGTGGGCGACCGGGTGGCGACGCTGGTGTCGCTGACCCTGACGCCGTTGGCCGTCGCGGACGGGCTGGCCCGGTGGGACGGGCACAGCGAGCAGATCCCGTGTGATGGTCATGCGATCCTGTTCGCCCGCTCCATCGCGGCGGTGCTCCCGGCCGATCTGCATCCGGAGTTGTCCCTCGCCGCGCTGGATGTGTGCGGGGCTCCGGCGTTGACCGCGCGGGTGGTGGAGCGGTATGTGGCTGACCGCGCGCGGGAGGGAGATGCCCGGCCGATCAGCGTCGCGGTGATCGGCGGCGCGGGCAAGAGTGGGTCGCTGTCGCTGGTTGCGGCGCGGCGGGCGGGCGCGGCGCGGACCGTCGGGGTGGTGCCGGTGGCGGGGGAGCGGGACGCGTTGGAGGCGGCCGGGGTGGCGGATGCGGTGGTGGTGGCTGATGCGCGGGATCCGGTGGCGCTGTCGACGGCGGTGACGACGGCGTTGCGGGTGCCGGCGGATGTGACGGTGGTGTGCGTGGACGTGCCGGGCTGTGAGCATGGGGCGGTCTTGGCCACGGCCGACGGTGGCACGGTGGTGTTCTTCTCGATGGCGACGAGTTTCGCGGCGGCGGCGTTGGGTGCGGAGGGCCTGGCGGCGGATGTGACGATGCTGGTCGGTAACGGGTACGCGCCGGGTCACGCGGAGTTCGCGTTGAAGCTGTTGCGGGCCGAGCCGGGGGTGCGTGGCCTCTTCGAGGCGCGGCTGGCGGCAGACTGA
- a CDS encoding Lrp/AsnC family transcriptional regulator — translation MEEIDRAIVAELAVDGRLSYTDLAERVGLSVSAVHQRVRRLEQRGVIGGYAARVSFEALDLPLTAFVAIRPFDPSQPDDAPERLAHLPEIDSCYSVAGEDFYLLLLRVAGPTDLERVLQEIRMAASVTTRTTVVLSTPYESRPPRISAEVSGRLRPRGPAGSTEG, via the coding sequence GTGGAGGAGATCGACCGGGCCATCGTCGCGGAACTGGCCGTGGACGGCCGGCTGTCATATACCGACCTCGCGGAGCGGGTGGGGCTGTCGGTCTCCGCGGTGCACCAGCGGGTCCGCCGGCTGGAGCAGCGCGGGGTCATCGGCGGGTATGCGGCACGGGTGTCCTTCGAGGCGCTGGATCTGCCGCTGACGGCATTTGTGGCGATTCGACCGTTTGATCCCTCGCAACCGGATGACGCGCCGGAGCGGCTGGCCCACCTGCCGGAGATCGACTCGTGTTACTCGGTCGCGGGCGAGGACTTTTACCTGCTGTTGCTGCGGGTGGCCGGGCCGACAGACCTGGAGCGGGTGCTCCAGGAGATCCGGATGGCGGCGAGTGTGACCACGCGGACGACGGTGGTGTTGTCGACGCCGTACGAGAGCCGCCCGCCGCGGATCAGTGCCGAGGTGTCTGGGCGGTTGCGGCCGAGGGGACCGGCTGGTTCCACCGAAGGATGA
- a CDS encoding acyl-CoA dehydrogenase family protein — MTVDRILPTDEAHDLLDLATELADRELAPKAADHEERAEFPREVLRTLGRSGLLGLPYAEEYGGAAQPYEVYLQVLEILASRWLAVAEAISVHTLSCFPLAEYGTAQQRKLLPDLIGGELLGAYCLSEPQGGSDAAHLTTRAVPEGEEYIVSGTKAWITHAHVADFYNIFCRTGGAGARGISCLLADRNMPGIEPQLAERTMGLHASPVAQVVFDGTRVPAERLIGGEGKGFGIAMSALDSGRLGIAACAVGLAQAALDYAVGYARERQQFGRAIVDFQGLGFLLADAATQISAARALMLAAARLRDAGRPYSIEAAKAKLFATDVAMRVTTDAVQVLGGAGYVADHPVERYMREAKVLQIVEGTNQIQRLVISRALAKG, encoded by the coding sequence ATGACTGTCGACCGGATCCTCCCCACCGACGAGGCCCACGACCTGTTGGACCTGGCCACCGAACTCGCTGACCGGGAGCTCGCGCCGAAGGCCGCCGACCACGAGGAGCGCGCCGAGTTCCCCCGGGAGGTGCTGCGTACCCTGGGTCGGTCGGGCCTGCTCGGCTTGCCGTACGCGGAGGAGTACGGCGGCGCCGCCCAGCCGTACGAGGTGTACCTACAGGTGCTGGAGATCCTCGCCAGCCGCTGGCTCGCGGTCGCCGAGGCAATCAGCGTCCACACCCTGTCCTGCTTCCCGCTCGCCGAGTACGGCACGGCGCAGCAGCGGAAGCTGCTGCCCGATCTGATCGGTGGGGAGCTGCTGGGCGCGTACTGCCTGTCCGAGCCGCAGGGCGGTTCGGATGCCGCACATCTGACCACTCGGGCCGTCCCCGAGGGGGAGGAGTACATCGTCTCCGGTACGAAGGCGTGGATCACGCACGCTCACGTGGCGGACTTCTACAACATCTTCTGCCGTACCGGCGGTGCCGGGGCGCGGGGAATCTCCTGTCTGCTCGCCGACCGGAATATGCCCGGGATCGAGCCGCAGCTGGCGGAGCGCACGATGGGACTGCATGCTTCCCCGGTGGCGCAGGTCGTCTTCGATGGAACGCGGGTGCCGGCGGAGCGGTTGATCGGCGGGGAGGGCAAGGGCTTCGGCATCGCGATGTCCGCGCTGGACTCTGGCCGGCTGGGGATCGCCGCCTGCGCGGTTGGCCTGGCGCAGGCGGCGCTGGACTACGCGGTCGGCTATGCCCGGGAGCGGCAGCAGTTCGGTCGGGCGATCGTTGACTTCCAGGGGTTGGGATTCCTGCTCGCCGATGCCGCCACCCAGATTTCGGCGGCCCGGGCGCTGATGCTGGCGGCGGCCCGGCTGCGAGACGCCGGCCGGCCCTACTCGATCGAGGCGGCGAAGGCGAAGCTGTTCGCCACCGACGTGGCGATGCGGGTGACCACCGACGCGGTGCAGGTGCTGGGTGGCGCTGGCTACGTCGCTGATCACCCGGTGGAGCGGTACATGCGGGAGGCGAAGGTACTCCAGATTGTTGAGGGGACCAACCAGATCCAGCGCTTGGTGATCTCCCGCGCGCTGGCGAAGGGCTGA
- a CDS encoding amidohydrolase, giving the protein MTNPSTLYRGGVLHCPADPGATALLVSDGRIAWLGSDADAPVADRVVDLDGALVTPAFVDAHVHTTGTGLGLSELDVSGVRSGRELLAAVAAFAEGLPPDGVVLGHGWDESTWPVPVPPNGEELDRAAAGRRVYLSQASMHSALVSTALLAACPAVVAAAGFDESGWLRRDAHHVVRAAASGSVGREQRAAVQRAALAHAAAMGVAAVHECGGPEISGEEDFTGLLGISGVGVPEVYGYWGELGGAQRARELGAVGAGGDLFADGALGARTAQLTVPYVDEGGYGYGYLSAGQVRDHLLGCATYGMQGGFHAIGDAAIATVLEGFAAAAARLGTDRVRAARHRVEHAELVDKRMIAGFVEYGVVASVQPAFDRLWGGAGRMYESRLGLDRSLAANPLGAMHSVGVSLAFGSDSPVTPVDPWGSVRAAVAHHNPAQRMSLRAAFAAHSRGGWRAVRRDGDGVLALGAPATFAVWDTPAGVERGLPVLQAEDPEVRGASDPTPLPVCRRTVLRGAVIYGEGGL; this is encoded by the coding sequence ATGACGAATCCCTCGACGCTGTACCGCGGCGGTGTGCTGCATTGCCCCGCTGATCCGGGTGCGACCGCCTTGTTGGTTTCCGATGGCCGGATTGCGTGGTTGGGATCGGATGCTGACGCGCCGGTTGCCGATCGGGTGGTGGATCTGGATGGGGCGCTGGTGACGCCGGCGTTCGTTGACGCGCATGTGCACACGACCGGCACCGGGCTGGGGTTGTCTGAGCTGGACGTGTCGGGTGTGCGGTCGGGGCGGGAGTTGTTGGCAGCGGTGGCGGCGTTCGCCGAGGGGTTGCCGCCCGATGGTGTGGTGCTGGGGCATGGCTGGGACGAGTCGACCTGGCCGGTGCCGGTGCCACCGAACGGGGAGGAGCTGGATCGGGCTGCGGCGGGGCGGCGGGTGTACCTGTCGCAGGCGTCGATGCATTCGGCGCTGGTGTCAACGGCGTTGCTGGCGGCGTGCCCTGCGGTGGTTGCCGCGGCTGGTTTCGACGAGTCGGGGTGGTTGCGGCGGGACGCGCATCATGTGGTGCGGGCGGCGGCCTCTGGTTCGGTTGGTCGGGAGCAGCGGGCGGCGGTGCAGCGGGCGGCGTTGGCGCATGCAGCCGCTATGGGGGTCGCGGCGGTGCATGAGTGTGGTGGGCCGGAGATCTCCGGTGAGGAGGACTTCACCGGGTTGTTGGGGATCTCCGGGGTGGGGGTGCCGGAGGTGTACGGGTACTGGGGTGAGTTGGGTGGTGCGCAGCGGGCTCGGGAGTTGGGTGCGGTTGGTGCTGGCGGGGATCTGTTCGCCGACGGGGCGTTGGGGGCGCGGACGGCTCAGCTGACGGTGCCGTATGTGGATGAGGGTGGGTACGGGTACGGGTACCTGTCGGCGGGGCAGGTGCGGGATCACTTGTTGGGGTGCGCGACGTACGGAATGCAGGGCGGTTTTCACGCGATTGGGGATGCGGCGATCGCGACGGTGTTGGAGGGGTTCGCGGCGGCGGCGGCGAGGCTGGGCACGGATCGGGTGCGAGCGGCTCGGCATCGGGTGGAGCATGCGGAGCTTGTGGACAAGCGAATGATCGCCGGGTTTGTGGAGTATGGCGTGGTGGCGTCCGTGCAGCCGGCGTTTGACCGGTTGTGGGGTGGCGCGGGCCGGATGTATGAGTCGCGGTTGGGGCTGGATCGGTCGTTGGCGGCCAATCCGTTGGGGGCGATGCACTCGGTGGGGGTGTCGTTGGCGTTCGGGTCGGATTCGCCGGTGACTCCGGTGGATCCGTGGGGGTCGGTGCGGGCGGCGGTGGCGCACCACAATCCGGCGCAGCGGATGAGTCTGCGGGCGGCTTTCGCGGCGCATTCACGGGGTGGGTGGCGTGCGGTGCGGCGTGATGGTGATGGGGTGTTGGCGTTGGGGGCGCCGGCGACGTTCGCGGTGTGGGATACCCCGGCGGGGGTGGAGCGGGGGTTGCCGGTGTTACAGGCGGAGGATCCGGAGGTGCGGGGTGCTTCGGATCCGACTCCGTTGCCGGTGTGTCGACGTACGGTGCTGCGTGGTGCGGTGATCTATGGGGAGGGCGGGTTGTGA